A portion of the Phycodurus eques isolate BA_2022a chromosome 3, UOR_Pequ_1.1, whole genome shotgun sequence genome contains these proteins:
- the LOC133400224 gene encoding zinc finger protein 1 homolog has product MLKDLVRKRLIAAADEIFGLFERTIASYEEQLCRAREESERHRRQLEALYDTHIVIRGQDIEQHGGSSNLEQEDPQPAHFVEEEERPQPLYVKEEEEEADVSKFPLTGVCVEREDDEDEASQLHYRSLSGDHGGGPPPDNLLAREGDNKQRKCPKRGKSLGKNETSKTREQYFICSVCGKGFAKKSILNRHLRTHTGEKPFHCSVCGKRFTQKPSMISHMRTHTGEKPFRCSFCGKGFTQKPSMVSHMRIHTGEKPFSCSICGGSYARRSNLTAHMRTHNTERVNVLQ; this is encoded by the exons ATGCTGAAAGATTTGGTAAGGAAGCGACTCATTGCGGCCGCCGACGAAATCTTCGGACTGTTTGAAAGAACGATAGCGTCGTACGAGGAGCAACTTTGTCGCGCGAGGGAGGAGAGCGAGCGACACCGACGACAACTGGAAGCTCTTTACGACACTCACATTGTGATACGCGGCCAAG ATATTGAGCAGCACGGGGGGAGCTCCAATTTGGAGCAGGAGGATCCACAGCCCGCTCACTttgtggaggaagaggagcgccCACAGCCTTTGTACgtcaaagaggaagaagaggaggctgACGTCAGCAAGTTTCCACTGACTGGTGTCTGTGTGGAGAGAGAAGATGACGAAGATGAGGCATCTCAGCTTCATTATCGCAGTCTCAGTGGAGACCACGGTGGAGGACCACCCCCAGACAACCTCTTAGCTCGTGAAGGTGACAACAAACAACGGAAATGTCCTAAAAGGGGGAAGAGTCTTGGCAAAAATGAAACTTCAAAAACGCGTGAACAGTATTTtatctgctcagtttgtggtaaaggtTTTGCTAAAAAATCAATACTGAATAGGCacttgagaacacacacaggagaaaaaccctttcattgctcagtttgtggtaaaagattcactcaaaAGCCAAGCATGATCTCACACATGAGgacgcacactggagaaaaaccctttcgTTGCTCATTTTGTGGCAAAGGATTTACTCAAAAACCAAGCATGGTGTCACACATGAGGATACACACAGGcgaaaaaccctttagttgtTCAATTTGTGGTGGAAGTTATGCTCGGAGGTCTAATTTGActgcacacatgcgcacacacaacacagaAAGAGTAAATGTTTTGCAGTAG